In Pseudoduganella albidiflava, a single window of DNA contains:
- a CDS encoding beta strand repeat-containing protein, with protein MSIIQSFTTSADIQALSTNFIANSLTTADMEVITAGQLSWMTSAQIRALTNTNIGALNSVALPGLTTAQAGALTSTQVAALTTSNLKVLETADLRAISTNALNAIGSSHFTALTSTQVGSLTTAQIAGLDSSILSGGITASHAAGLTTAQAASLGSSQLNTLSTAVLSQLTTSTISAIRTSALAGMTSAQLDALTTTQLAALTSAQAGALTTDQVNALSSDVLAALESQDLKALKASVIGLLNSTQLSGLTTTQVASLTTAQIAAIDAGVLGSSAFNAADIVALTTTQAGALTSEQLAALGSDALQALETADLRAIKTAAIAGLTSTQFAFLGSNQVNALTSAQIAALGSDYSLTSAQVAGMTTAQAAALTSAQLNAIATAALAQLNTAAVAALRTAAIAGMTSAQLDAFTTSQMAALTSAQAGALTTDQVNALSSDTLAALESQDLKALKASVIGLLTSAQLSGLTTTQVASLTTAQIAAIDADAFGSAAFNAADIAALTTTQAGSLTSEQLAALGSDALQALETADLRALKTSAIAGLTSTQFAFLGSTQVNALTSAQIAALGSDYSLTSAQVAGMTTAQAAAMTSAQLNAIATAVLAQLNTAAVAALRTGAIAGMTSAQLDAFTTSQMAALTSAQAGALTTDQVNALSSDTLAALESQDLKALKASVIGLLTSAQLSGLTTTQIASLTTAQIAAIDADAFGSAAFNAADIVALTTTQAGSLTSEQLAALGSDALQALETADLRAIKTSAIAGLTSTQFAFLGSTQVNALTSAQIAALGSDYSLTSAQVAGMTTAQAAALTSAQLNAIATATLAQLNTAAVAALRTAAIAAMTSAQLDAFTTTQMVALTSAQAAALTTDQVNALSSDVLAALESQDLKALKASVIGLLTSAQLSGLTTTQIASLTTAQIAAIDADVFGSAAFNAADIVALTTTQAGSLTSEQLAALGSDALQALETADLRAIKTSAIAGLTSTQFAFLGSTQVNALTSAQIAALGSDYSLTSAQVAGMTTAQAAALTSTQLNAIATATLAQLNTAAVAALRTAAIAAMTSAQLDAFTTTQMVALTSAQAAALTTDQVNALSSDVLAALESQDLKALKASVIGLLTSAQLSGLTTTQIASLTTAQIAAIDADAFGSAAFNAADIVALTTTQAGSLTSEQLAALGSDALQALETADLRAIKTSAIAGLTSTQFAFLGSTQVNALTSAQIAALGSDYSLTSTQIAGMTTAQAAALTSTQLNAIATATLAQLNTAAVAALRTAAIAAMTSAQLDAFTTTQMVALTSAQAAALTTDQVNALSSDVLAALESQDLKALKASVIGLLTSAQLSGLTTTQIASLTTAQIAAIDADAFGSAAFNAADIVALTTTQAGALTSEQLAALGSDALQALETADLRAIKTSAIAGLTSTQFAFLGSNQVNALTSAQIAALGSDYSLTSAQVAGMTTAQAAAMTSAQLNAIATATLAQLNTAAVAALKTSAIAGMTSAQLDAFTTSQMVALTSAQAAALTTDQVNALSSDVLAALESQDLKALKASVFGLLNSTQLSGLTTTQVASLTTAQIAAIDAGAFGSSAFNAADIAALTTTQAGALTSSQLAALGSDALQALETADLRAIKTAAIAGLTSTQFAFLGSNQVNALTSAQIAALGSDYSLTSAQVAGMTTAQAAAMTSAQLNAIATATLAQLNTAAVAALKTSAIAGMTSAQLDAFTTSQMVALTSAQAAALTTDQVNALSSDVLAALESQDLKALKASVIGLLNSTQLSGLTTTQVASLTTAQIAAIDAGAFGSSAFNAADIAALTTAQAGALTSGQLAALGSDALQALETADLRAIKTAAIAGLTSTQFAFLGSTQVNALTSAQIAALGSDYSLTSAQVAGMTTAQAAAMTSAQLNAIATATLAQLNTAAVAALKTSAIAGMTSAQLDAFTTSQMVALTSAQAAALTTDQVNALSSDVLAALESQDLKALKASVFGLLNSTQLSGLTTTQVASLTTAQIAAIDAGAFGSSAFNAADIAALTTTQAGALTSGQLAALGSDALQALETADLRAIRTSAIAGLTSTQFAFLGTTQVNALTSAQITALGSDYSLTSTQIAGMTTAQAAAMTSAQLNAIATAVLAQLNTAAVAALKTSAIAGMTSAQLDAFTTSQMVALTSAQAAALTTDQVNALSSDVLAALESQDLKALKASVFGLLNSTQLSGLTTTQVASLTTAQIAAIDAGAFGSSAFNAADIVALTTAQAGALTSGQLAALGSDALQALETADLRALKTAAIAGLTSTQFAFLGTNQVNALSSAQIAAMGADYSLTSTQIAGMSTAQAAVMTSAQLNAIATATLAQMNTAAIAALRTNAIAGMTSAQLDAFTTTQMVALTSAQAAALTTNQANALSSDVLAALESQDLKALKASMFGLLTSAQLSGLTTTQVASLTTAQIAAIDAGAFGSSAFNAADIAALTTAQAGALTSSQVAALGSDALQALETADLRALRTAAIAGLTSTQVTALTSAQFGVLTSAQLGGLQAATLSAAGTLQLAGLTTGQAAALSSNQVLSLSSAALSALSTGAIAALRTTAIAGLSSAQFDVFTSTQVAALTSRQASAIVVSQLNAFSSDILQALETQDLRALSTGVIAALTTSQVSAMTNSQVTALSTNQIVALSTNWNAWNTTQLAALTPAQLGQLTPVVLDLDGNGISTVSVTAGTRFDLDADGTQDLTGWTGKGDGLLVLDRNGDGTINDGGELFGSATTLSDGSKAEDGYAAMRDLDSNGDGKLDASDTAFGKLSVWEDGNGNGITDAGELTSLADRGIVSLDLNAQTTQIDSNGNTIGLTSGFTTEDGQSHDMADVWFSTTAAAATNLRSNVSGLAQSMSAFNQAAAQPVTAPGSLKLDGGTTTNALAVGMADAMRNFDANGKPVGAPTAMAGSEALELKALNRGQSQGYLAAPK; from the coding sequence ATGAGCATCATCCAGAGCTTTACCACGTCGGCCGACATCCAGGCGCTAAGCACCAACTTTATCGCTAACAGCCTGACCACGGCAGACATGGAGGTCATCACGGCCGGCCAGTTGTCGTGGATGACTTCGGCTCAAATCCGTGCCCTCACGAACACCAACATCGGCGCGCTCAATTCTGTCGCGTTGCCGGGCCTGACCACGGCACAAGCCGGCGCGCTGACCAGCACGCAAGTCGCCGCGCTGACGACCAGCAACCTGAAAGTCCTGGAAACCGCCGACCTGCGCGCGATTTCCACCAATGCGCTCAATGCCATCGGTTCGAGCCACTTCACGGCACTGACTTCGACGCAAGTGGGCTCGCTGACGACCGCGCAGATCGCCGGCCTGGACAGCTCGATCCTGTCCGGCGGCATCACGGCCAGCCATGCGGCAGGCCTGACCACCGCCCAGGCTGCAAGCCTGGGTTCGTCGCAACTGAACACCCTGTCCACCGCCGTGCTGTCGCAACTGACGACTAGCACGATTTCGGCCATCAGGACCAGCGCGCTGGCCGGCATGACCTCGGCACAACTCGATGCGCTCACCACCACCCAGCTGGCAGCCCTGACCAGCGCGCAAGCTGGCGCGCTGACCACCGACCAAGTGAATGCGCTGTCGAGCGATGTGCTGGCTGCCCTGGAATCGCAAGACCTGAAAGCACTGAAAGCGTCGGTGATCGGCCTGCTGAACAGCACGCAGCTGAGCGGCCTGACGACCACGCAAGTAGCCAGCCTGACCACCGCGCAGATCGCCGCGATCGATGCTGGCGTGCTCGGCTCGTCCGCCTTCAACGCCGCCGATATCGTGGCACTGACCACCACCCAGGCAGGCGCACTGACCAGCGAACAACTGGCCGCCCTTGGTTCGGACGCCCTGCAGGCACTGGAAACGGCTGACCTGCGCGCCATCAAGACGGCAGCCATCGCCGGCCTGACCTCGACGCAATTTGCCTTCCTCGGCTCGAACCAGGTGAACGCCCTGACCAGCGCGCAAATCGCCGCCCTGGGTTCGGACTACTCGCTGACCTCGGCGCAAGTGGCCGGCATGACGACCGCGCAAGCCGCAGCCCTGACCTCGGCCCAGTTGAATGCCATCGCTACCGCCGCACTGGCACAACTGAACACGGCTGCCGTTGCCGCACTGCGCACTGCCGCGATTGCCGGCATGACCTCGGCACAACTGGATGCGTTCACCACCTCCCAGATGGCCGCCCTGACCAGCGCACAAGCTGGCGCGCTGACCACCGACCAGGTGAATGCGCTGTCGAGCGACACCCTGGCAGCCCTGGAATCGCAAGACCTGAAAGCACTGAAAGCGTCGGTAATCGGCCTGCTGACCAGCGCGCAACTGAGCGGCCTGACGACCACCCAAGTGGCCAGCCTGACCACCGCCCAGATCGCCGCGATCGATGCGGATGCCTTCGGCTCGGCTGCTTTCAACGCCGCCGATATCGCTGCACTGACCACCACCCAGGCAGGCTCGCTGACCAGCGAACAGCTGGCCGCCCTCGGCTCCGATGCCCTGCAGGCACTGGAAACGGCTGACCTGCGTGCGCTCAAGACCTCGGCCATCGCCGGCCTGACGTCGACCCAGTTCGCCTTCCTCGGCTCGACCCAGGTGAATGCCTTGACCAGCGCGCAAATCGCCGCCCTGGGTTCGGATTACTCGCTGACGTCGGCACAAGTGGCCGGCATGACCACCGCGCAAGCCGCGGCAATGACCTCGGCCCAGCTGAACGCCATCGCTACCGCCGTACTGGCCCAATTGAACACCGCTGCCGTCGCAGCACTGCGCACTGGCGCGATCGCCGGCATGACCTCGGCACAACTGGATGCCTTCACCACCTCGCAGATGGCCGCCCTGACCAGCGCACAAGCTGGCGCGCTGACCACCGACCAGGTGAATGCGCTGTCGAGCGATACCCTGGCAGCCCTGGAATCGCAAGACCTGAAGGCACTGAAAGCTTCCGTGATCGGCCTGCTGACCAGCGCGCAACTGAGCGGCCTGACGACCACGCAAATCGCCAGCCTGACCACCGCCCAGATCGCCGCGATCGATGCGGATGCCTTCGGCTCGGCTGCTTTCAACGCTGCCGATATCGTCGCCCTGACCACTACCCAGGCAGGCTCGCTGACCAGCGAACAACTGGCTGCCCTCGGTTCCGATGCCCTGCAGGCACTGGAAACGGCTGACCTGCGCGCCATCAAGACCTCGGCCATCGCCGGCCTGACCTCGACCCAGTTCGCCTTCCTCGGCTCGACCCAGGTGAATGCCCTGACCAGCGCGCAGATCGCCGCCCTGGGTTCGGATTACTCGCTGACGTCGGCACAAGTCGCAGGCATGACGACGGCGCAAGCCGCGGCCCTGACCTCGGCCCAGCTGAACGCCATCGCTACCGCTACGCTGGCCCAATTGAACACCGCTGCCGTCGCCGCACTGCGCACTGCCGCGATTGCCGCCATGACCTCGGCACAACTGGATGCGTTCACCACGACGCAGATGGTTGCCCTGACCAGCGCGCAAGCCGCTGCGCTGACCACCGACCAGGTGAACGCGCTGTCGAGCGATGTGCTGGCTGCCCTGGAATCGCAAGACCTGAAGGCCCTGAAAGCTTCCGTGATCGGTCTGCTGACCAGCGCGCAACTGAGCGGCCTGACGACCACGCAAATCGCCAGCCTGACCACCGCCCAAATCGCCGCGATCGATGCGGATGTGTTCGGCTCGGCTGCCTTCAACGCCGCCGATATCGTCGCGCTGACCACCACCCAGGCGGGCTCGCTGACCAGTGAACAGCTGGCAGCCCTCGGTTCGGACGCTCTTCAGGCGCTGGAAACGGCTGACCTGCGCGCCATCAAGACTTCGGCCATCGCCGGCCTGACCTCGACGCAGTTCGCCTTCCTCGGCTCGACCCAGGTGAATGCCCTGACCAGCGCGCAGATCGCCGCCCTGGGTTCGGACTACTCGCTGACGTCGGCACAAGTCGCCGGCATGACGACGGCGCAAGCCGCGGCCCTGACCTCGACCCAGCTGAACGCCATCGCTACCGCAACGCTGGCCCAGCTGAACACCGCTGCCGTCGCCGCACTGCGCACTGCCGCGATTGCCGCCATGACCTCGGCACAACTGGATGCGTTCACCACGACGCAGATGGTTGCCCTGACCAGCGCGCAAGCCGCTGCGCTGACCACCGACCAGGTGAACGCGCTGTCGAGCGATGTGCTGGCAGCACTGGAATCGCAAGACCTGAAGGCCCTGAAAGCTTCCGTGATCGGCCTGCTGACCAGCGCACAGCTGAGCGGCCTGACGACCACGCAAATCGCCAGCCTGACCACCGCCCAGATCGCCGCGATCGATGCGGATGCCTTCGGCTCGGCCGCCTTCAACGCCGCCGATATCGTCGCGCTGACCACCACCCAGGCAGGCTCGCTGACCAGCGAACAACTGGCTGCCCTCGGTTCCGATGCCCTGCAGGCACTGGAAACGGCTGACCTGCGCGCCATCAAGACCTCGGCCATCGCCGGCCTGACCTCGACCCAGTTCGCCTTCCTCGGCTCGACCCAGGTGAATGCCCTGACCAGCGCGCAGATCGCCGCCCTGGGTTCGGATTACTCGCTGACGTCGACCCAGATCGCCGGCATGACGACCGCGCAAGCCGCGGCCCTGACCTCGACCCAGCTGAACGCCATCGCTACCGCTACGCTGGCCCAGCTGAACACTGCTGCCGTCGCCGCACTGCGCACTGCCGCGATTGCCGCCATGACCTCGGCACAACTGGATGCGTTCACCACGACGCAGATGGTTGCCCTGACCAGCGCGCAAGCCGCTGCGCTGACCACCGACCAGGTGAACGCGCTGTCGAGCGATGTGCTGGCAGCACTGGAATCGCAAGACCTGAAGGCCCTGAAAGCTTCCGTGATCGGTCTGCTGACCAGCGCGCAACTGAGCGGCCTGACGACCACGCAAATCGCCAGCCTGACCACCGCCCAGATCGCCGCGATCGATGCGGATGCCTTCGGCTCGGCCGCCTTCAACGCCGCCGATATCGTTGCCCTGACCACTACCCAGGCAGGCGCGCTGACCAGCGAACAGCTGGCAGCCCTCGGTTCGGACGCTCTCCAGGCACTGGAAACGGCTGACCTGCGCGCCATCAAGACCTCGGCCATCGCCGGCCTGACGTCGACGCAGTTCGCCTTCCTCGGCTCGAACCAGGTGAATGCCCTGACCAGCGCGCAAATCGCCGCCCTGGGTTCGGACTACTCGCTGACGTCGGCGCAAGTGGCCGGCATGACCACCGCGCAAGCCGCGGCAATGACCTCGGCCCAGCTGAACGCCATCGCTACCGCTACGCTGGCCCAGCTGAATACCGCTGCCGTCGCCGCGCTGAAGACCAGCGCCATCGCCGGCATGACCTCGGCACAGCTGGATGCGTTCACCACGTCCCAGATGGTTGCCCTGACCAGCGCGCAAGCCGCTGCGCTGACCACCGACCAGGTGAACGCGCTGTCGAGCGATGTGCTGGCGGCCCTGGAATCGCAGGATCTCAAGGCACTGAAGGCTTCGGTCTTCGGCCTGCTGAACAGCACGCAACTGAGCGGCCTGACGACCACGCAAGTGGCCAGCCTGACCACCGCCCAGATCGCCGCGATCGATGCGGGTGCCTTCGGTTCGTCGGCCTTCAACGCCGCCGATATCGCGGCCCTGACCACCACCCAGGCAGGCGCGCTGACCAGCAGCCAGCTGGCCGCCCTCGGTTCGGATGCACTGCAGGCGCTGGAAACGGCTGACCTGCGTGCCATCAAGACGGCGGCCATCGCCGGCCTGACGTCGACGCAATTTGCCTTCCTCGGCTCGAACCAGGTGAATGCCCTGACCAGCGCGCAAATCGCCGCCCTGGGTTCGGACTACTCGCTGACTTCGGCGCAAGTGGCCGGCATGACCACCGCGCAAGCTGCGGCAATGACCTCGGCCCAGCTGAACGCCATCGCTACCGCTACGCTGGCCCAGCTGAACACGGCTGCCGTCGCCGCGCTGAAGACCAGCGCCATCGCCGGCATGACTTCGGCACAGCTGGATGCGTTCACCACGTCCCAGATGGTTGCCCTGACCAGCGCGCAAGCCGCTGCGCTGACCACCGACCAGGTGAACGCGCTGTCGAGCGATGTGCTGGCAGCACTGGAATCGCAGGATCTGAAGGCCCTGAAGGCTTCCGTGATCGGCCTGCTGAACAGCACGCAACTGAGCGGCCTGACGACCACGCAAGTGGCAAGCCTGACCACCGCCCAGATCGCTGCGATCGATGCGGGTGCCTTCGGTTCGTCGGCCTTCAACGCCGCCGATATCGCGGCCCTGACCACTGCCCAGGCAGGCGCGCTGACCAGCGGCCAGCTGGCAGCCCTTGGTTCCGACGCTCTCCAGGCACTGGAAACGGCCGACCTGCGTGCCATCAAGACGGCGGCCATCGCCGGCCTGACGTCGACGCAGTTCGCCTTCCTCGGCTCGACCCAGGTGAATGCCCTGACCAGCGCGCAAATCGCCGCCCTGGGTTCGGACTACTCGCTGACGTCGGCGCAAGTGGCCGGCATGACCACCGCGCAAGCCGCGGCAATGACCTCGGCCCAGCTGAACGCCATCGCTACCGCTACGCTGGCCCAGCTGAACACCGCTGCCGTCGCCGCGCTGAAGACCAGCGCCATCGCCGGCATGACTTCGGCACAACTGGATGCGTTCACCACGTCCCAGATGGTTGCCCTGACCAGCGCGCAAGCCGCTGCGCTGACCACCGACCAGGTGAACGCGCTGTCGAGCGATGTGCTGGCGGCCCTGGAATCGCAGGATCTCAAGGCGCTGAAGGCTTCGGTCTTCGGCCTGCTGAACAGCACGCAACTGAGCGGCCTGACGACCACGCAAGTGGCCAGCCTGACCACCGCCCAGATCGCCGCGATCGATGCGGGTGCCTTCGGTTCGTCGGCCTTCAACGCCGCCGATATCGCGGCCCTGACCACCACCCAGGCAGGCGCGCTGACCAGCGGCCAGCTGGCCGCCCTCGGTTCGGATGCACTGCAGGCACTGGAAACGGCCGACCTGCGTGCCATCAGGACGTCGGCCATCGCCGGCCTGACGTCGACGCAGTTCGCGTTCCTCGGCACCACCCAGGTGAATGCCCTGACCAGCGCGCAGATCACCGCCCTGGGTTCGGACTACTCGCTGACGTCGACCCAGATCGCCGGCATGACGACGGCGCAAGCCGCGGCGATGACCTCGGCCCAGCTGAACGCCATTGCTACCGCTGTGCTGGCCCAGCTGAACACCGCTGCCGTCGCCGCGCTGAAGACCAGCGCCATCGCCGGCATGACCTCGGCACAACTGGATGCGTTCACCACGTCCCAGATGGTTGCCCTGACCAGCGCCCAAGCTGCCGCACTGACCACCGACCAGGTGAACGCGCTGTCGAGCGATGTGCTGGCCGCCCTGGAATCGCAGGATCTCAAGGCACTGAAGGCTTCGGTCTTCGGCCTGCTGAACAGCACGCAACTGAGCGGCCTGACGACCACGCAAGTGGCCAGCCTGACCACCGCCCAGATCGCTGCGATCGATGCGGGTGCCTTCGGTTCGTCGGCCTTCAACGCCGCCGATATCGTGGCCCTGACCACTGCCCAGGCAGGCGCGCTGACCAGCGGCCAGCTGGCAGCCCTGGGCTCCGATGCTCTCCAGGCACTGGAAACGGCCGACCTGCGTGCGCTGAAGACGGCGGCCATCGCCGGCCTGACGTCGACGCAGTTCGCGTTCCTCGGCACGAACCAGGTGAACGCCCTGAGCAGCGCGCAAATCGCTGCCATGGGTGCGGACTACTCGCTGACGTCGACCCAGATCGCCGGCATGTCGACCGCCCAGGCTGCCGTGATGACGTCGGCCCAGCTGAACGCCATCGCTACCGCTACGCTGGCGCAAATGAACACCGCCGCGATCGCCGCCCTGAGGACCAATGCGATTGCGGGCATGACGTCGGCACAGCTGGATGCGTTCACCACGACGCAGATGGTTGCCCTGACCAGCGCGCAAGCTGCCGCGCTGACCACCAACCAGGCGAACGCGCTGTCGAGCGATGTCCTGGCGGCCCTGGAATCGCAGGACCTGAAGGCCCTGAAGGCTTCGATGTTCGGCCTGCTGACCAGCGCGCAACTGAGCGGCCTGACGACCACGCAAGTGGCCAGCCTGACCACCGCCCAGATCGCTGCGATCGATGCGGGTGCCTTCGGCTCGTCGGCCTTCAACGCCGCCGATATCGCGGCACTGACCACTGCCCAGGCAGGCGCGCTGACCAGCAGCCAGGTTGCGGCGCTGGGTTCGGATGCCCTGCAGGCACTGGAAACGGCTGACCTGCGTGCACTGCGGACGGCAGCCATCGCCGGCCTGACCTCGACCCAGGTCACGGCGCTGACGAGTGCGCAGTTCGGCGTCCTGACCAGCGCCCAGCTGGGTGGCCTGCAAGCGGCGACGCTGAGCGCGGCAGGTACCTTGCAGCTGGCTGGCCTGACCACCGGCCAGGCAGCGGCCCTGTCGAGCAACCAGGTGCTGTCGCTGTCGTCGGCTGCACTGAGCGCACTGAGCACCGGTGCCATCGCTGCCCTGCGTACTACGGCGATCGCCGGCCTGAGCTCCGCCCAGTTCGACGTCTTCACCAGTACCCAGGTTGCCGCGCTGACCTCGCGCCAGGCCTCGGCGATCGTGGTGTCGCAGCTGAACGCGTTCTCCAGCGATATCCTGCAAGCACTGGAAACGCAAGACCTGCGTGCCCTGAGCACCGGCGTGATCGCAGCGCTGACCACTTCGCAAGTGTCGGCAATGACGAACTCGCAGGTAACGGCCCTGAGCACCAACCAGATCGTGGCACTGTCCACCAACTGGAATGCGTGGAACACCACGCAGCTGGCAGCGCTGACGCCGGCACAACTGGGTCAGCTGACGCCGGTGGTGCTGGACCTCGATGGCAACGGCATCAGCACGGTCAGCGTGACCGCCGGTACCCGGTTCGACCTGGATGCCGATGGCACGCAAGACCTGACCGGCTGGACCGGCAAGGGCGATGGCCTGCTGGTGCTGGATCGTAACGGCGACGGCACGATCAACGACGGCGGCGAACTGTTCGGCAGCGCAACCACCCTGTCCGACGGCAGCAAGGCGGAAGATGGTTATGCGGCAATGCGTGACCTGGACAGCAACGGTGACGGCAAGCTGGACGCCAGCGATACCGCCTTCGGCAAGCTGAGCGTGTGGGAAGACGGCAACGGCAACGGCATCACCGATGCCGGCGAGCTGACCAGCCTGGCGGACCGTGGCATCGTGTCGCTGGACCTGAATGCCCAGACCACGCAGATCGACAGCAACGGCAACACGATCGGCCTGACGTCCGGCTTCACCACGGAAGATGGCCAGTCGCATGACATGGCCGACGTGTGGTTCAGCACCACGGCAGCCGCGGCCACCAACCTGCGCAGCAATGTCAGCGGGCTGGCCCAGTCGATGTCGGCGTTCAACCAGGCAGCGGCACAACCGGTGACTGCGCCGGGTTCGCTGAAGCTGGACGGTGGCACCACCACCAACGCCCTGGCGGTCGGCATGGCCGATGCGATGCGCAACTTCGATGCCAACGGCAAACCGGTCGGTGCGCCGACCGCGATGGCGGGCAGCGAGGCGCTGGAGCTGAAGGCCCTGAACCGCGGCCAGTCGCAAGGCTACCTGGCGGCACCGAAGTAA
- a CDS encoding peptidase domain-containing ABC transporter: protein MQSKFPHTTVQCLAAIAQHHGLPVNPERLIDEFALGAEEPGNNLIIRMAADIGMKAKASRLSWQGLTAQTGVFPLMARLSGGQMVIIVGVRAEQEEVAVLNPASGNPGVVMVKRADFSQRWDGEVIFIKRQHRLSDPNQPFGLSWFLPEILKQKAAFRDIFIAAIAMHILSLASPMFFQLVIDKVLTHQSITTLWVLAIGIVMALLFEAVLGYVRQMLTLAASNKIDMRLTRRTFAQLLALPIDFFETQTAGIITRHMQQLEKIRSFLTGRLFMTGLDLIALVIFLPVLFSYSFKLAMLVLGFTLLIALVVMLMVPPFQRRLQELYKAEGMRQAMLVETIHGMRTVKALAIEPNQRRDWDQRSAESITMHYRVGRVSIAGNTITDFLGKLLPVTIIVIGAQSVFDQTLTVGALIAFQMLSQRVTQPLIALVGLVNEYQETALSVKMLGEVMNRAPEGRAGAGGLRPILNGEIKFEDVTFRYPGGQTNALDRTAFTIKPGTVVGIVGRSGSGKTTLTKVIQGLYAVQDGIVRFDGIDAREIELSHLRRQIGVVLQENFLFRGTVRENLTVTKPDATFEEVMEAVAAAGADEFIERLPQGYDTLLEENASNLSGGQKQRLSIARSLLAKPRILILDEAASALDPESEAIFIKNLSKIAIGRTVVMISHRLSTLVNADSILVMQRGRLVDSGTHEQLLQSSDTYQHLWNQQTSHL from the coding sequence ATGCAATCAAAATTCCCCCATACGACCGTCCAGTGTCTGGCGGCCATCGCGCAGCATCATGGCTTGCCGGTCAATCCCGAGCGGTTGATCGACGAGTTCGCTCTTGGCGCCGAAGAGCCCGGCAATAACCTGATCATCCGCATGGCTGCCGACATCGGCATGAAGGCCAAAGCCTCACGGTTGAGCTGGCAGGGGTTGACCGCCCAGACCGGTGTATTCCCCCTGATGGCGCGGCTGAGCGGTGGCCAGATGGTGATCATCGTGGGTGTGCGGGCCGAGCAGGAAGAAGTGGCGGTGCTCAATCCCGCCTCCGGCAATCCGGGGGTGGTCATGGTCAAGCGTGCCGACTTCAGCCAGCGCTGGGACGGCGAAGTCATCTTCATCAAGCGGCAGCACCGGCTGAGCGACCCCAACCAGCCGTTCGGCCTGAGCTGGTTCCTGCCAGAAATCCTGAAGCAGAAGGCGGCCTTCCGCGACATCTTCATCGCCGCGATCGCCATGCACATCCTGTCGCTGGCCTCGCCGATGTTCTTCCAGCTGGTGATCGACAAGGTGCTGACGCACCAGAGCATCACCACGCTGTGGGTGCTGGCGATCGGCATCGTGATGGCCCTGCTGTTCGAGGCCGTGCTCGGCTATGTGCGCCAGATGCTGACGCTGGCGGCCTCCAACAAGATCGACATGCGGCTGACGCGGCGCACCTTCGCCCAGCTGCTGGCATTGCCGATCGATTTCTTTGAAACGCAGACGGCCGGCATCATCACGCGCCACATGCAGCAGCTGGAAAAGATCCGCAGTTTCCTCACCGGCCGCCTGTTCATGACGGGCCTGGACCTGATCGCGCTGGTGATCTTCCTGCCGGTGCTGTTCTCGTATTCGTTCAAGCTGGCCATGCTGGTGCTGGGCTTCACGCTGCTGATCGCGCTGGTGGTCATGCTCATGGTGCCGCCGTTCCAGCGGCGCCTGCAGGAACTGTACAAGGCCGAGGGCATGCGCCAGGCCATGCTGGTGGAAACCATCCACGGCATGCGCACGGTGAAGGCGCTGGCGATCGAGCCGAACCAGCGCCGCGACTGGGACCAGCGCTCCGCCGAATCGATCACCATGCACTACCGGGTCGGCCGCGTGTCGATCGCCGGCAACACGATCACGGACTTCCTCGGCAAGCTGTTGCCGGTGACGATCATCGTCATCGGTGCCCAGAGCGTGTTCGACCAGACGCTGACGGTGGGTGCGCTGATCGCCTTCCAGATGCTGTCGCAGCGTGTCACGCAGCCGCTGATCGCCCTCGTCGGCCTGGTCAACGAATACCAGGAAACCGCGCTGTCCGTGAAGATGCTGGGCGAAGTGATGAACCGGGCGCCGGAAGGCCGCGCCGGCGCCGGCGGCCTGCGCCCGATCCTGAACGGCGAGATCAAGTTCGAGGACGTGACATTCCGCTATCCGGGCGGTCAGACCAACGCGCTCGACCGCACCGCCTTCACGATCAAGCCCGGCACCGTGGTCGGCATCGTCGGCCGCAGCGGCTCGGGCAAGACCACGCTGACCAAGGTCATCCAGGGCCTGTACGCGGTGCAGGACGGCATCGTGCGCTTCGACGGCATCGATGCCCGCGAGATCGAGCTGTCGCACCTGCGCCGCCAGATCGGCGTGGTATTGCAGGAGAATTTCCTGTTCCGCGGCACCGTGCGCGAAAACCTCACCGTCACCAAGCCGGACGCCACGTTCGAGGAAGTGATGGAAGCGGTGGCCGCGGCCGGCGCCGACGAGTTCATCGAGCGGCTGCCGCAGGGCTACGATACCTTGCTGGAAGAGAATGCGTCGAACCTGTCCGGCGGCCAGAAGCAGCGGCTGTCGATCGCCCGTTCGCTGCTGGCCAAGCCGCGCATCCTGATCCTGGACGAAGCGGCCAGCGCGCTGGATCCGGAAAGCGAAGCGATCTTCATCAAGAACCTGTCGAAGATCGCCATCGGCCGCACGGTCGTCATGATCTCGCACCGGCTCTCCACGCTCGTCAACGCCGATTCCATCCTGGTCATGCAGCGCGGCCGGCTGGTCGATTCGGGCACCCATGAGCAACTGCTTCAAAGCAGCGATACATACCAGCACTTATGGAACCAGCAAACAAGTCACCTTTGA